From Haloplanus rubicundus, one genomic window encodes:
- the grpE gene encoding nucleotide exchange factor GrpE — translation MTGNDSTDDEDGARRVPIENHDDEKAESEEETGEDEDGPTAIPVERPDDEKAEPSDEAGSSNDDGAGEGTVDFTPDADRWLGKLDDIRKRWREAKEEEQKQKLRDKFEKLSSELHDKGVLDDDEMADLGESDQPEETNDDAESDRQAEADNTVEAVEPEETEPDEPDSTDDVESDRQAEADDTVEAVEPEETEPDEPDESVGIDDAAEGDEQAETEAGEPADAEELRADLEEALNRIDDLEELMSEYQRKNEREHRLLEKDALESFATRMFGVRDTLERLLEYGEWDDESADQLRSLLRQFDQQLTAKRIDAIDPDRGDEVDSSKHRIEGQEEAEDVGPGRILRVESKGYEISGYPLRPAEVVVTKGE, via the coding sequence ATGACAGGGAACGACTCGACGGACGACGAGGATGGTGCTCGGCGGGTTCCGATCGAAAATCACGACGACGAGAAAGCGGAGTCGGAAGAGGAGACCGGTGAGGACGAAGACGGTCCCACGGCGATTCCGGTCGAGCGCCCCGACGACGAGAAAGCGGAGCCGAGCGACGAGGCAGGCTCGAGCAACGATGACGGGGCAGGTGAGGGCACCGTCGACTTCACCCCCGACGCGGACCGATGGCTGGGGAAGCTCGACGACATCAGGAAGCGGTGGCGAGAGGCAAAAGAGGAGGAACAGAAGCAGAAACTCCGCGACAAATTCGAGAAGCTATCATCCGAACTTCATGATAAAGGTGTTCTCGACGACGACGAAATGGCGGACCTAGGCGAATCCGACCAACCGGAGGAGACGAACGACGACGCCGAAAGTGACCGACAGGCCGAGGCAGACAACACCGTGGAAGCCGTCGAACCGGAGGAAACGGAGCCAGACGAACCGGATAGCACCGACGACGTCGAAAGTGACCGACAGGCCGAGGCGGACGACACCGTGGAAGCCGTCGAACCGGAGGAAACGGAGCCAGACGAACCGGACGAGTCCGTCGGGATTGACGATGCCGCGGAGGGTGATGAACAGGCCGAAACGGAGGCGGGCGAGCCGGCCGACGCCGAGGAACTCAGGGCCGACTTGGAGGAGGCGCTCAACCGAATCGATGACTTAGAGGAGTTGATGTCCGAGTACCAGCGGAAGAACGAGCGCGAACACAGGCTACTGGAGAAAGACGCGCTGGAGAGTTTCGCGACGCGGATGTTCGGAGTTCGGGACACGCTCGAACGGCTGCTCGAGTACGGCGAATGGGACGACGAGTCCGCCGACCAGCTCCGTTCGCTCCTCCGTCAGTTCGACCAGCAGCTCACGGCGAAGCGCATCGACGCGATCGACCCCGACCGCGGCGACGAGGTCGACAGCAGCAAACACCGAATCGAAGGGCAAGAGGAGGCCGAGGACGTCGGTCCGGGCCGCATCCTCCGCGTCGAGAGCAAGGGATACGAAATATCCGGGTACCCGCTCCGACCGGCCGAGGTTGTCGTGACGAAAGGCGAGTGA
- a CDS encoding Hsp70 family protein — protein sequence MRIGIDLGTTRSAVSIVEAGSPELMVNNEGDRLTPSVVYFSEDGEEVRVGKRAKNKAKNNPDQVIRNAKREMGEDHAYPIDGVEPTPVDVSAEILKQLRSIAEDYGDGSEDITGAQITVPAYFTVDQKSDTRAAAKQAGFEAENIDLLHEPTAAAISHGFDKNQNGTVFVYDFGGGTLDISVMEIDENEYQILATAGDNHLGGQDFTQRLVDLLAEEIEDEEGVDPLQNDETRENLREVAEDAKISLSGHEQTEVNATMLGMVDAHPIGITERVIERSEFEDEVSDLLDDAMAPIDEALDKARIDTGDVDTVLLVGGSSQMPAVKERVKDRFGFEPTQMSDLDWAVAKGAAIMADQDGDVAGESFACPVSDCDETFELWGKLADHIDDHSQDGNDEQFTCPKGHCDASFDTKGERDRHIAEEHDIEGGGGGEGPIKTKGILGQSLGTDLGTDKMDILLPHNTVLPDEEGEVVDESAKYTTKEDNQTELPIKVYQGEHEEDRSKNEQLRDWKVAGIPELPARKPVVEVTFAVDKDGVLSVNAELVKPEESKLDDDELGKIHVEGGSADGRSGTSKQQAAGDDD from the coding sequence ATGAGGATCGGAATCGACCTCGGGACGACACGGAGCGCAGTGAGCATCGTCGAGGCTGGCAGCCCAGAACTCATGGTGAACAACGAGGGTGACCGACTCACTCCGTCGGTCGTGTACTTTTCCGAGGACGGCGAGGAGGTGCGCGTGGGGAAGCGGGCGAAAAACAAGGCGAAAAATAACCCCGACCAGGTGATCCGGAACGCCAAGCGGGAGATGGGAGAGGATCACGCTTATCCCATCGACGGCGTCGAACCCACGCCGGTTGACGTCTCTGCGGAGATCCTGAAGCAACTGCGATCCATCGCGGAGGACTACGGCGACGGCAGTGAGGACATCACGGGGGCACAGATCACGGTTCCGGCGTATTTCACCGTCGATCAGAAGTCGGATACCCGTGCGGCGGCCAAGCAGGCCGGATTCGAGGCCGAGAACATCGATCTCCTCCACGAGCCGACGGCGGCGGCCATCTCTCATGGATTCGACAAGAACCAGAACGGTACGGTCTTCGTCTACGACTTCGGCGGGGGAACCCTCGACATTTCGGTGATGGAGATCGATGAGAACGAGTACCAGATACTGGCGACCGCCGGCGATAACCACCTCGGGGGGCAGGACTTCACCCAGCGACTGGTCGATCTCCTCGCCGAGGAAATCGAAGACGAGGAGGGTGTCGACCCCCTGCAGAACGACGAGACGCGGGAGAACCTCCGGGAAGTTGCAGAGGATGCGAAGATCAGCCTCTCGGGCCACGAGCAGACCGAGGTCAACGCGACGATGCTCGGAATGGTCGACGCCCACCCCATCGGGATCACCGAACGGGTGATCGAACGAAGCGAATTCGAGGACGAGGTGTCGGACCTCCTCGACGACGCGATGGCCCCAATCGACGAGGCGCTCGACAAGGCGAGAATCGACACCGGAGACGTCGACACGGTGTTGCTCGTCGGTGGGTCGTCCCAGATGCCCGCCGTCAAAGAGCGAGTCAAGGACAGGTTCGGCTTCGAACCGACCCAGATGAGCGACCTAGACTGGGCCGTCGCCAAAGGAGCGGCCATCATGGCCGACCAAGACGGGGACGTCGCGGGGGAGTCGTTTGCCTGTCCCGTCTCGGACTGCGACGAGACGTTCGAACTCTGGGGGAAACTCGCCGACCACATTGACGACCACTCTCAGGACGGCAACGACGAGCAGTTCACGTGCCCCAAGGGGCACTGCGACGCGTCGTTCGACACCAAGGGCGAGCGCGACCGGCACATCGCGGAGGAACACGATATCGAAGGCGGCGGTGGTGGTGAGGGGCCGATCAAAACAAAGGGTATTCTCGGACAGTCACTGGGTACCGACCTCGGGACGGATAAGATGGACATCCTCCTCCCCCACAACACGGTGTTGCCCGACGAGGAGGGTGAAGTCGTCGATGAATCGGCCAAGTACACCACGAAAGAGGACAATCAGACCGAACTGCCAATCAAGGTCTACCAGGGTGAACACGAGGAGGACCGTTCGAAAAACGAACAGCTCAGAGACTGGAAAGTCGCGGGGATTCCGGAACTCCCCGCCCGCAAACCGGTTGTCGAAGTCACGTTCGCCGTCGACAAGGATGGCGTCCTGTCGGTAAATGCGGAGCTCGTCAAGCCCGAGGAATCGAAACTCGACGACGACGAACTCGGCAAGATTCACGTCGAGGGTGGTAGCGCCGACGGCCGGTCGGGAACGAGCAAGCAGCAGGCAGCCGGCGACGACGACTGA
- a CDS encoding vWA domain-containing protein: MTATLRAEVDREFPKNGGKSVVEVVVEPLVKERQTRRQVVLVVDASGSMDWGVDGTRNPPDGEAKMDWAREGMLSVLDELESDDLVSIVSFASSSEVHLEMTRWGDADQQDVQEMVAESDEDAEIHARGGTDIYDALVEARSQFTDLSGSGIVSRDVVLLSDGLDNRDLDDFEDLAAEMSVDGISISAGGIGEDYKEDVLLSLTKNSGGKPAHIVDGDDIQGFLEDRIREAGDTIATNPTLRVDFGNPFYAYEEEQAVFAAPSRQSVPLSFDGDDVVIPFPDKLIAGEEHRLTFEVLGTPNQTGITYSLADVKLRDDDDRTIATASVEATYTDDPEKRAHIEKEREAAKVRAEMSEPDADEAAVKDQIDDLEKQGFEDTAEKLRADLDDIEDTGDKIRKSRVDQDDDDADDDDANSVSIR, encoded by the coding sequence ATGACCGCGACTCTACGAGCTGAAGTCGACCGGGAGTTCCCGAAAAACGGCGGGAAATCGGTCGTCGAAGTCGTCGTCGAACCTCTCGTCAAGGAGCGGCAGACGAGGCGACAGGTGGTCCTCGTCGTCGACGCGAGTGGGTCGATGGACTGGGGTGTGGACGGTACGAGGAACCCGCCCGATGGGGAGGCGAAGATGGACTGGGCGCGCGAGGGGATGCTCTCGGTTCTCGACGAGCTCGAATCGGACGATCTCGTGAGCATCGTCTCGTTCGCCAGCTCCTCGGAGGTCCATCTCGAGATGACGCGCTGGGGCGACGCCGACCAGCAGGACGTCCAGGAGATGGTGGCAGAGAGCGACGAGGATGCGGAGATACACGCTCGTGGGGGCACCGACATCTACGACGCCCTCGTCGAGGCCCGGTCACAGTTCACCGACCTGTCGGGGTCAGGAATCGTCAGCCGCGATGTTGTCCTCCTGTCGGACGGACTGGACAACCGCGACCTCGACGACTTCGAGGACCTCGCCGCCGAGATGAGTGTCGATGGCATCTCGATCAGTGCGGGCGGTATCGGCGAGGACTACAAGGAGGACGTACTCCTCTCGCTGACGAAGAACTCAGGTGGCAAGCCGGCTCACATCGTCGACGGCGACGACATCCAGGGGTTCCTGGAGGACCGGATCCGGGAGGCCGGCGACACCATCGCGACCAACCCGACGCTCCGGGTCGACTTCGGCAACCCGTTCTACGCGTACGAGGAGGAACAGGCGGTCTTCGCCGCGCCGAGCAGGCAGTCCGTGCCGCTCTCCTTCGACGGCGACGACGTCGTGATTCCGTTCCCCGACAAGCTCATCGCCGGAGAGGAGCACCGGCTGACTTTCGAGGTGCTGGGAACGCCCAACCAGACCGGGATCACGTACTCGCTCGCCGACGTCAAACTGCGCGACGACGACGACCGCACGATTGCGACCGCGAGCGTCGAAGCGACGTACACGGACGACCCGGAGAAGAGAGCGCACATCGAGAAGGAACGCGAGGCGGCGAAAGTGCGGGCCGAGATGTCCGAACCCGACGCGGACGAAGCGGCGGTCAAAGACCAGATCGACGACCTCGAAAAGCAGGGCTTCGAGGACACTGCCGAGAAACTCCGCGCGGACCTCGACGACATCGAGGATACAGGGGACAAGATTCGCAAGTCTAGGGTGGATCAAGACGACGATGACGCCGATGACGACGATGCGAACTCGGTGTCGATTAGGTAG
- a CDS encoding AAA family ATPase, producing MSSTTPDDADSQPDEQAVLSHLVQRLLQREGGQIPLERVTLRVSDYVDIGEQAAADLIDEGADAGIYTLERGAGGTTTITGVSPQGPEPDIIVAAFGAAADTPDFTVISVVTESIDQAVRDAGYETFSSLADAGADDLTGLTGTLTQSRAAAILQEAPQHVPVGTRLATAAARRYARRLDAETDRGVARVVDLATTDIAVGEPVYRTAGLDPDSLEAQYVSAVGRNADDPVATGLHVLDDPDYPDVPKAATHPDAGDDALPVDDTGHVVPPAVPVEPRLQLPLDELLAKKLARGLVPVRLVGPRGSGKNYLIKYLCHETNRGYVSIDCDEATHTEDLFGPLTPTEDGLIVPRTGPAKQALLNGSVLVLNEFPVMRAGAAMALHRLLNEGKLLVKAHGELVEPHPSARIVITMNPPTREYRDSEPMNSATRGRFRALEQTYIQDIEVELDTLDAQVNGGSRVVDRGTLRKVVQFAHQTRQNENWPTLSTRNLVIVCEHIEDGAAPKAAVKNEVWAVAEPN from the coding sequence ATGTCATCCACTACTCCCGACGACGCGGACAGCCAGCCCGACGAACAGGCCGTCTTGAGCCACCTCGTACAGCGACTCCTCCAGCGCGAAGGCGGCCAAATCCCCCTCGAACGAGTCACCCTCCGGGTGAGCGACTACGTCGACATCGGCGAGCAGGCCGCTGCTGACCTCATCGACGAGGGTGCCGACGCCGGAATCTACACGCTGGAGCGAGGTGCGGGTGGAACGACGACGATCACCGGGGTTAGCCCGCAGGGACCCGAACCTGATATTATCGTCGCGGCCTTCGGGGCTGCGGCGGACACGCCTGATTTCACCGTCATCAGCGTCGTCACCGAGAGCATCGACCAGGCGGTGCGTGACGCGGGCTACGAGACGTTCAGTTCCCTTGCTGATGCCGGCGCTGACGACCTCACCGGGCTGACCGGGACGCTCACCCAGAGCCGCGCAGCGGCCATCCTCCAGGAGGCACCCCAGCACGTCCCCGTCGGGACTCGCCTTGCGACTGCCGCCGCCCGGCGATACGCGCGTCGGCTCGACGCCGAGACGGACCGTGGTGTGGCCCGGGTTGTCGACCTCGCGACCACCGACATCGCCGTGGGCGAACCGGTCTACCGAACTGCGGGACTCGATCCCGACTCCCTCGAGGCGCAGTACGTCAGTGCCGTCGGTCGCAACGCCGACGACCCCGTGGCGACCGGCCTGCACGTTCTCGACGACCCGGATTACCCCGACGTGCCAAAGGCCGCGACGCACCCCGACGCCGGCGACGACGCGCTCCCCGTCGACGACACCGGGCACGTCGTCCCGCCGGCGGTCCCGGTCGAACCGCGACTCCAGCTTCCTCTTGACGAACTGCTCGCGAAGAAACTCGCACGAGGGCTGGTTCCCGTCCGCCTCGTCGGGCCGCGCGGCTCGGGAAAGAACTACCTGATCAAGTACCTCTGCCACGAGACAAACCGCGGCTATGTCTCGATCGATTGTGACGAGGCGACCCACACGGAGGACCTGTTTGGGCCGCTGACGCCCACCGAGGACGGCCTGATCGTCCCACGGACCGGGCCCGCCAAGCAGGCACTCCTGAACGGGTCCGTGTTGGTGCTCAACGAGTTCCCGGTGATGCGAGCCGGTGCTGCGATGGCGCTCCATCGCCTGCTCAACGAGGGGAAGTTACTGGTGAAGGCCCACGGGGAACTGGTCGAGCCGCACCCATCGGCGCGGATCGTGATCACGATGAATCCGCCCACCCGGGAGTACCGCGACTCCGAACCGATGAACTCCGCTACCCGTGGGCGGTTCCGCGCGCTCGAACAGACCTATATCCAGGACATCGAAGTCGAACTCGACACGCTTGACGCGCAGGTCAACGGTGGCTCCCGCGTCGTTGACCGTGGGACGCTCCGGAAGGTCGTTCAGTTCGCCCACCAGACTCGCCAGAACGAGAACTGGCCGACGCTGTCGACACGGAACCTCGTGATCGTCTGTGAGCACATCGAGGACGGCGCCGCGCCGAAGGCCGCGGTGAAAAACGAGGTGTGGGCAGTTGCGGAACCGAATTAG
- a CDS encoding DUF7342 family protein — MSEKQPAWPAGMDAGERVRHVAFTRTTPRNAGWIATEADVSRDTAVKYLSRMAEQGDLEVVETAEGTCYKPDPVTQFLDEVRDLAETHSQEELTAELRDIADEIDRWKHEFDVESLAELRQSVGDDDLSAEQRRERLDVVEEWEYDVEMREAIRLAIGLKDSLTELGAGTDSGFTPDSQPQEG; from the coding sequence ATGAGTGAGAAACAGCCTGCCTGGCCAGCGGGGATGGACGCCGGCGAGCGCGTCCGGCACGTTGCGTTCACCCGGACAACGCCACGGAATGCCGGGTGGATCGCGACTGAAGCCGACGTCTCCCGCGATACGGCCGTGAAGTACCTCTCGCGGATGGCCGAGCAGGGCGATCTCGAAGTCGTCGAGACTGCCGAGGGGACGTGCTACAAACCAGATCCCGTTACCCAGTTCCTCGACGAGGTCCGCGACCTCGCAGAAACACACTCGCAGGAGGAACTCACCGCGGAACTCCGAGACATCGCCGACGAGATCGACCGCTGGAAGCACGAGTTCGACGTGGAGTCGCTTGCCGAACTCCGCCAGTCAGTCGGCGACGACGACCTCTCGGCCGAACAGCGCCGCGAGCGCCTCGACGTCGTCGAAGAGTGGGAGTACGATGTCGAGATGCGCGAGGCGATCCGGCTGGCCATCGGGCTCAAGGACTCACTCACCGAACTCGGCGCGGGGACGGACTCAGGATTCACCCCGGACAGCCAACCCCAGGAAGGCTGA
- a CDS encoding DUF433 domain-containing protein translates to MGREYDLSQSEYLAQEIESTPHIRSRRITVRDIGALVHKRKLMPATIADRFELPEAAVHEALVCYHLNHEYFAELDVSRRRSNEAAITPDDISIEEPVDASELDVDC, encoded by the coding sequence ATGGGCAGGGAGTACGACCTCTCCCAGAGCGAATATCTCGCTCAAGAGATCGAGTCCACGCCGCATATCCGCAGTCGCCGGATCACCGTCCGGGATATCGGGGCGCTGGTCCACAAACGTAAGCTCATGCCGGCGACTATCGCCGATCGATTCGAGCTACCTGAGGCAGCCGTCCACGAGGCACTCGTGTGCTATCACCTGAATCATGAGTACTTCGCTGAACTCGACGTGTCCCGTCGGCGTTCAAACGAGGCCGCCATCACGCCCGACGACATCAGCATAGAGGAGCCTGTTGACGCGAGCGAACTTGATGTGGACTGCTAG